A region of the Methyloprofundus sedimenti genome:
CCAGCATGCCCCGTTGTTTGCATAGCCAATTTACGGGCGGAATAAGTGCTTAACAGGTAGGTATTAAGAATGCCCTCCGTAACAATATTATTGGCTTTGGTTGCTACTCCTTCAGCGTCGTAACAGGCACTGCCCAATGCGCCTGGTAAGTGCGGCTGTTCATAAATATGGATAAAATCAGGAAAGATTTTTGTATCCAGGCTGTCAAGTAAAAATGATGATTTACGATACACACTGCCACCACTGATAGCACCGAGAAATGAGCTGATGAGTCCGCTTGCTACTTCGGCAGAATATAGCACCGGGGATTTGCGTGTACTTAAACTACGTGCCCCAAGGCGCTGTATCGTTCTTTGCGCTGCTTTAGTGCCTACTAATTCAGCACTTTCCAGGTCTTCATGCTTACGTGCTACGCTGTACCAGTAATCGCGCTCCATATTGCCATCGCGTTCACCCAATACTGAACAACTAATGGAATGGCGGGTTGATGCATAACCGTGTAAAAAACCTAAACTATTACCAAAGATACGTATGCCCTGATAGGTATCAACTGAGGCACCTTCAGAATTGCTAATATGCGGATGGTAATGACGCGCGCTATCTTCGCAGTTTATGGCAAGATTAATGGCGTCTGTGGCACTAATATCCCAGGGGTGATATAGATCCAGGTCCTTAAAATCGGTGGCAAGTTTATCTGGATCGGGTAAGCCGGCATAGGGATCTTCACTCGCGTAACGCGCAATACTGCATGCGGCTGTAACGGTCTCTCTGATTGACTGGGCTGATAAATCGGTACTACTTGCGGAGCCTTTTTTCTGACCAAAATAAACTGTTACGCCCAGACCTTGAGAGCAGTGATGTTCTATGGTTTCTACCTCACCCAGGCGAGCATTGACTGATAAACCGGTATCGACACTTAATCCAGCATCTGCAGCAGTGGCACCCTGGTTTTTAGCTTCTAGCAGTAAATCGTGAATAGTTGATTCCAGGCTGCTGATTTCTTCTTGAATTTGCATAATCTATAAGAGTGTGGGCTATGCGCTACATAGTCTATAAAAATGAGAATAAGACCAAAACCACAGTTTTTAAACTGTTTCTCGAGTTTAGTTTAGGTAGGGGATACTCTCGATTTTTGTAATTTTTAGTAAAAAATATAATTCTGATACCGTCTCTGGGCCGTCACTATACGTTAGTGCCACCAACAGTCAGGGCATCAATTTTCAACGTGGGCTGACCGACACCAACCGGGACACTTTGACCTTCTTTGCCGCAAGTGCCAACACCACTGTCTAAAGCCAGGTCATTACCCACCATGCTGACACGTGTGAGTACGTCAGGGCCGTTGCCAATCAGTGTTGCTCCTTTGACTGGCCGGGTTATTTTTCCGTTTTCAATTAAATAGGCCTCGCTGGCTGAAAAAACAAATTTTCCTGAAGTTATATCGACTTGTCCGCCGCCAAAATTCTTGGCGTAAAGGCCATTTTTAACCGATTGCAGAATTTCCTCAGGATCACTTTCGCCTGGAAGCATGTAAGTATTGGTCATACGTGGCATCGGAGTATGAGCATAGGATTCGCGTCTACCATTCCCTGTTGGCTGAACACCCATTAAACGGGCATTAAGTTTGTCCTGCATATAACCCTTGAGAATACCGTTCTCAATTAAAGTCGTGCATTGTGTGGGTGTACCTTCATCATCAATAGACAGTGAGCCACGACGACCCTGTAAAGTGCCGTCATCAACCACGGTACATAGCGGTGAGGCGACACGTTCACCTACCCGGCCACTAAAGGCAGACGTTCCCTTACGATTAAAATCGCCTTCCAGTCCATGACCGATGGCTTCATGTAATAAAATACCTGGCCAGCCTGAACCCAGCACAACAGTCATAGTACCTGCAGGGGCAGGTACAGCATCCAGGTTAACCAATGCCTGTCTAACCGCTTCCCGGGCATAGCCCAGTGCCCGGTCATGATCAAGGAAATAGAGATAATCAGCGCGTGCGCCACCCCCCATACTGCCTTGTTCGCGACGGCCTTTATCTTCGACAATTACACTGACATTCAAACGTACTAAAGGGCGTACGTCTCCGGCCAGTGAATCGCCCTGATTGGCAATCAGGATATGATCCTGTACTCCGACCAGGCTGATGATGACTTGTTCAATACGCGGGTCCAGTTTTCGCGTCTCGGTATCAATTCTACGTAAGAAGTCTACTTTTTCCTGATCGCTTAATGAGCTTAAGGGATTGATAGGTGTATACAGCTGCGGGTAAGATTTATGCGCGGGCATTGGCACATTTGCCGTCTGGCCCTGGCGTGCAATGGCTTGCACATTATTTACGGCGGCCAAAAGTTCGGTCAGGTCAATTTTATCACTGTAGGCAAAGCCAGTTTTTTCACCTGATAATGCACGTACACCAGCACCTTGTTCTATATTATGACTGCCTTCTTTGATAATGCCATCTTCCAGTACCCAGGATTCATAATGGCTGGATTGAAAGTAAATGTCGCCGCTATCAACGGCACCATTTAGCAATTGATCCATTACCCGGTAAATATGACTTTCCTGTAAGCCAGTGGGGACTAATATAGCCTGTTTGGCGGTGTGTAAAGCTGAGTTGTGCATTATTTATCCACAAATAATTTGACGGTGCTGGAGCACGGGAAAGGTTTCTCGTGTTTTACGTAAACGAACGAGATCAATATCTGCAGCAACAAAGCCTGCATTGGTTTTTAGACATTCCAGGATGCTCCCCCAGGGGTCAATGATCATACTATGACCATAAGTCTGTCGACCGTTGACATGAAATCCACCTTGATTGGGTGCAATAACATAGCATAGATTTTCTACCGCACGAGCTCTGAGTAACAACTCCCAATGAGCTGCCCCGGTTTTTTGCGTGAAAGCGGACGGGATTATCAGCACTTCCATGCCTTGTACTTGCATGTTGCGGAATAGCTCTGGAAAACGCAGGTCGTAACACACGGCTATCCCCAGTTTACCAAAAGGGCTGTCAATAACTAAAGGCACGTTACCTTTGGAAATAGTGTCGGATTCACGGTATATCTCGTCACTTCCTGGCACGTGGACATCAAATAAATGAATTTTGTCATAACGGGCAACACGTTCACCGAGATCATTGTAGATCAGGCAAGCTGCCATAACTTTGTTGGCATTGTCTGGGTCAGCAATAGGTATGGTGCCAGCAACAATCCAGACAGCATATTTTTTTGCAGTCGTTGCTAGAAAGTCTTGAATCAGGCCGGACCCGTCTTGTTCCTTCTGCTTGATTTTATCTAATTCATGGTGTCCCATTAAAGCGAAGTTTTCTGGTAAGGCGACTAATTTTGCACCTGCCTTGACAGCTTCGCTAATTAAACGCTCGACTTCTGTTAAATTAGAACTGATATTGGGGCTGGATGCCATTTGAATGGCGGCACATCTACTCATATAAAATCTCGAATAACGGTGGGTCTTTATTTATGGCGTGGTTGTGGGGTCGTCATTTAAGACGGAGCTAAATTGGCGATTTATCGTGAAGTGTTCCCAGGTGCCTTTTATTTGATATAGCAAGCTTACGATAAGGCCACCTGGTTGTTCATTCCCAATAAAGGTTTTACTCACTGCATTAGCAACATTTCCGATAATTGTACCAGCTATTGGAAATTTAGGCAGGACTGTTGCCAGTAGGTCAATTTGTTCGCTGGCCAGGTTGGTGGAACCAGAAATATAAATTTTTGCCGGCATGGCATTAATTATCAAGTCTTTAGTTTTGACTGAGCCTTGATCGATGGCGAAATGCCCCGTTGATTCAGAAAAGCTTAAGCCTGATTCGGTAATATCAGAAAAATCAAAACTTAGACGTTTACCTAGCTTCCAAATATCCAGTGCTCCCAGAACTCGGCCTAAACCTGGGTTTACACCTAAAATACGACCGTTGCTTAGCTGGGTGTCCACTGTCCCTGACAGGATGGACTTTGAAACCTCATAAGGGGCTGCAGGCCAATTTAGAACAAAATTAAGTTCGGCTGTGGTGTCAACAATATCGTTAAAAAGCTTTGTTCTGGTTAAAAAAGTACCAAAATCCTGACTCAGGAACTGCCCGGAAATAGAGCTGGAATTTTGCTGATTATGTTGCTGCCAGAATCCTGAGAGGGATAGGCTATTGTTCAATGAAGAAAGATCAAATTGTTTAATTGCTAAACCTTGATCAGTGGGCTGTGTTTGTAGTTTCAGTCTTCCAAGATTAGTGTTGTTCCAGTAAAGTTCCTCGCTGTTTAGCTTGATACTGGGCAGATTTTTGACTATTAAGGATGCGCCATCGCTTTTCATGTCAATTTCTTGTAATGCAGAAAGGTCTAATTCTTTTAACGATAAACTTATATCAGATTTGTTATTAAATTCGAGTGGTATAAAAACACTGCCACTTGCTATGGGCGAATGAATAATACCTTGCCAGTGAGGGGGGATTTTTTTGAGTTTGATATTCACCCTGTTTTGTAGTTTGAGTGGGTTCTCATAAGCGATATTAAAAGTATCCAGGCCTGATGGTGCAATACCAAGTTTTATTGACAGCGAGTGGATTTGCGCTTTTGGCTTGGATAAGGGCGAGAAGTGTATTGCTGTGCCGACTAAATCCGAGTTTAATTGAATAGTGCATATTTGCTCACTATTTTTCGGGAACTCAATTTGTGTATGGTAGTCAGAGCTTCCGCTAGCATAAGCCCATGCAGGGTTTGGGAATTGTTTAGCCAGTTGTTTAATGGATGTTCGTCCTGAGACCTTTGTAGATATAGCTTGATTATTACTGCTAATTTCGGCAGTTAATGGAAATCCCAGAGAAATTGCGCTGATGTGCTTGCTAAATACGCCATTTTCAGTAAACAGAAAATCAGCTGTTATATCTGAAATAGCAAGATCTATAGGGGTAATAATAGCGCTGGCATCTTTTGTTTTGGCTTTAATATTAGCTTTCAGAGCTTGATTGGCCAGAGGGATTTTTAGATCAACATGGATATCAGTTGAGCCTTGTATATCAACAACATCATTGATTGCAGTGACCTGATCCTTGAAGGGCGAATGCGTTAAATAAAGGACTGTATCGGATAAACTGCTTTTTATATTACCCTGAATATCTATATATTGACTCTTTCCAAAAGAGTCTATAGAAACGGTTGCATTTTGAATTGTCGAATCATTGGCGCGGCCTTGGTGAATGTCAATATTCATGCTATCAGAAAAAAAACGCACTTGTGCAGCTACATTCTGTATGTCTTGCCAGTCAGGTGTGTAGTGTAATTCAACATCTTTAGCAGCAAATAATATTTCAAAAACACCTTTATGCTGCGCGAAAGGGTAATCGGCTAATGCTCCTCGAAGGATTACCCCGCCTTGTTTTGCTGTGCCTTTAACAAAGGCGTGGTCTAGCCAGTCCACTACTTCGGGGTCAAGAATGCCACTGGGGAGATACTGTGGTGTGTGTGAAGCATCCAGTATATCAAAAGAGCTTTGCATACTCAGTGTAGGCTCATCCTGTTGCGGTAAAGTGAGTACAAATTTAGTACTGGTTTTAAAGTGCTCTGTATTGAGTTCTACCAGAGGGCTGCTGATCACCCATGCATCTGAGTGCTGCCAGTGTAATTCGCCCAACGCGTGGTTAAAATCAAAAGGGTTTCTAAATAAATTGGGTGCTGCAAAATTGAGCCGGGATGAACTTATCTGAATTAGACCTTGTTGCTCAGAACCTTTGATATAGGCTTCCAGGTTATTAATACCTGGAATATTCTCCATAGGTCGGGTTTTGATGCCTGATAGCTGGGCATTAACTGCAAAGGTTTCCTGGCTTGGGTTGGAGATTAAAAGCAGGTCTTTTACTTCTCCTTCTAGGGCAATTGTTTTTAATTGCTGAAGTAAATTATCGGGTAATAGTTTATTAAGCAGGATGATTTTGCTTATCGGTTCCAGGGGTAACAGCGGACTGTTAATTGCAAGATGAGTTACATCATCTTCAGTATTGAACTCTAT
Encoded here:
- the tldD gene encoding metalloprotease TldD; protein product: MHNSALHTAKQAILVPTGLQESHIYRVMDQLLNGAVDSGDIYFQSSHYESWVLEDGIIKEGSHNIEQGAGVRALSGEKTGFAYSDKIDLTELLAAVNNVQAIARQGQTANVPMPAHKSYPQLYTPINPLSSLSDQEKVDFLRRIDTETRKLDPRIEQVIISLVGVQDHILIANQGDSLAGDVRPLVRLNVSVIVEDKGRREQGSMGGGARADYLYFLDHDRALGYAREAVRQALVNLDAVPAPAGTMTVVLGSGWPGILLHEAIGHGLEGDFNRKGTSAFSGRVGERVASPLCTVVDDGTLQGRRGSLSIDDEGTPTQCTTLIENGILKGYMQDKLNARLMGVQPTGNGRRESYAHTPMPRMTNTYMLPGESDPEEILQSVKNGLYAKNFGGGQVDITSGKFVFSASEAYLIENGKITRPVKGATLIGNGPDVLTRVSMVGNDLALDSGVGTCGKEGQSVPVGVGQPTLKIDALTVGGTNV
- the pmbA gene encoding metalloprotease PmbA; its protein translation is MQIQEEISSLESTIHDLLLEAKNQGATAADAGLSVDTGLSVNARLGEVETIEHHCSQGLGVTVYFGQKKGSASSTDLSAQSIRETVTAACSIARYASEDPYAGLPDPDKLATDFKDLDLYHPWDISATDAINLAINCEDSARHYHPHISNSEGASVDTYQGIRIFGNSLGFLHGYASTRHSISCSVLGERDGNMERDYWYSVARKHEDLESAELVGTKAAQRTIQRLGARSLSTRKSPVLYSAEVASGLISSFLGAISGGSVYRKSSFLLDSLDTKIFPDFIHIYEQPHLPGALGSACYDAEGVATKANNIVTEGILNTYLLSTYSARKLAMQTTGHAGGVHNLCITAGDKDLSQLLKQMDTGLLVTELMGQGVNPVTGDYSRGASGFWIEHGEIQYPVQEITIAGNLKDMYQHILAVGNDIDLRGNIRTGSILIEEMAIAGE
- a CDS encoding carbon-nitrogen hydrolase family protein produces the protein MSRCAAIQMASSPNISSNLTEVERLISEAVKAGAKLVALPENFALMGHHELDKIKQKEQDGSGLIQDFLATTAKKYAVWIVAGTIPIADPDNANKVMAACLIYNDLGERVARYDKIHLFDVHVPGSDEIYRESDTISKGNVPLVIDSPFGKLGIAVCYDLRFPELFRNMQVQGMEVLIIPSAFTQKTGAAHWELLLRARAVENLCYVIAPNQGGFHVNGRQTYGHSMIIDPWGSILECLKTNAGFVAADIDLVRLRKTRETFPVLQHRQIICG
- a CDS encoding YhdP family phospholipid transporter; this translates as MIKHIQWGFVRVLFWTILIFAISISGLRYALSELDFFKTDIEALLSKHLGAPVTIANIQGVLNGLKPELSLQNIAVHSEQNNATPVHLQEIHLGFSMLAAIQQSFLEAIQISIIGADLSVTRMESGAINIKGLPNTDDNKQPTWLMRGKQYKLINSEILWHDEKRNAAPVQFKQINITLNNDAGQHKIFISTDLPESLGKSLHMVIDFSGDFFVPESINARLFVQGLGIHFDKFITGDLPFDFAFTQGSGNFSIWSKWQAAQMTQMRGSINLVHAEIKDNNNAQFPIDLLDLNFILQKHQQQWRLGIKDSVLKSKNINLALAQLALAIEFNTEDDVTHLAINSPLLPLEPISKIILLNKLLPDNLLQQLKTIALEGEVKDLLLISNPSQETFAVNAQLSGIKTRPMENIPGINNLEAYIKGSEQQGLIQISSSRLNFAAPNLFRNPFDFNHALGELHWQHSDAWVISSPLVELNTEHFKTSTKFVLTLPQQDEPTLSMQSSFDILDASHTPQYLPSGILDPEVVDWLDHAFVKGTAKQGGVILRGALADYPFAQHKGVFEILFAAKDVELHYTPDWQDIQNVAAQVRFFSDSMNIDIHQGRANDSTIQNATVSIDSFGKSQYIDIQGNIKSSLSDTVLYLTHSPFKDQVTAINDVVDIQGSTDIHVDLKIPLANQALKANIKAKTKDASAIITPIDLAISDITADFLFTENGVFSKHISAISLGFPLTAEISSNNQAISTKVSGRTSIKQLAKQFPNPAWAYASGSSDYHTQIEFPKNSEQICTIQLNSDLVGTAIHFSPLSKPKAQIHSLSIKLGIAPSGLDTFNIAYENPLKLQNRVNIKLKKIPPHWQGIIHSPIASGSVFIPLEFNNKSDISLSLKELDLSALQEIDMKSDGASLIVKNLPSIKLNSEELYWNNTNLGRLKLQTQPTDQGLAIKQFDLSSLNNSLSLSGFWQQHNQQNSSSISGQFLSQDFGTFLTRTKLFNDIVDTTAELNFVLNWPAAPYEVSKSILSGTVDTQLSNGRILGVNPGLGRVLGALDIWKLGKRLSFDFSDITESGLSFSESTGHFAIDQGSVKTKDLIINAMPAKIYISGSTNLASEQIDLLATVLPKFPIAGTIIGNVANAVSKTFIGNEQPGGLIVSLLYQIKGTWEHFTINRQFSSVLNDDPTTTP